Proteins encoded in a region of the Tribolium castaneum strain GA2 chromosome 7, icTriCast1.1, whole genome shotgun sequence genome:
- the LOC661089 gene encoding beta-1,4-glucuronyltransferase 1: MYSNRKAFAVKCTLGIIAIYFFVHVLTTSRATEAIRELQQSGRNLAALEPMDPLDEATKAPSTTPQSVVNVFERVKEITRCLDRPMAPRVQQRGDYWVLYNYVMAEKKFKCQESVTYTTHADYSFMDNLLPLLDRWRGPVSLALHAPGTDFKNTLESIAYLRDCTEGLVRELVTFHVYFSTKHVPKEVPRHNHVFTELYNCSLPPPFLNVSSSQMYKNQKKLLYPVNVGRNVARETAQTHYILPSDIELYPSPNIIPQFLAMIAENRGPLLSKNPKVFPLHLFEVSANQQVPESKTKLIEMLNNGTAVSFHKKLCPGCHNIPKAKEWQMAKETDDLKVFHVGKRNGRYIHWEPIFIGTHADPLYDERLSWEGKSDKMTQGYALCVLDYDFLILNNAFLVHRPGIKVYKKDQKRAMLAAKTNQLIKKIIFPELKVLYGVKKGCAV, encoded by the exons ATGTACAGCAACCGCAAAGCTTTCGCCGTTAAATGCACACTGGGCATCATCGCCATCTACTTCTTCGTCCATGTGTTGACCACCAGTAGGGCCACGGAGGCCATCCGCGAGTTGCAACAGTCGGGGCGTAATCTCGCAGCCCTCGAGCCCATGGACCCGCTTGATGAAGCCACCAAGGCACCTTCCACTACACCTCAGAGCGTCGTCAACGTGTTTGAAAGGGTGAAGGAGATCACCAGGTGTCTGGACCGGCCTATGGCCCCCAGGGTGCAGCAAAGGGGCGACTATTGGGTGCTCTACAACTACGTCATGgctgaaaaaaagtttaaatgtcAAGAGAGTGTGACGTATACGACGCATGCCGATTATTCCTTCATGGACAATCTGTTGCCTTTGCTGGACAGGTGGAGGGGGCCCGTGAGTCTGGCCCTGCATGCGCCAGGGACGGATTTTAAAAACACGTTAGAGTCCATCGCCTATTTGAGGGACTGTACGGAGGGGCTGGTCCGGGAGTTGGTCACGTTTCATGTGTATTTTAGCACGAAACATGTACCGAAAGAA GTTCCTCGCCACAACCACGTCTTCACCGAGCTTTACAACTGCTCCCTTCCTCCACCTTTTCTTAACGTTTCTTCGAGTCAAATGTACAAAAACCAGAAGAAGCTTCTGTATCCGGTCAATGTGGGTCGAAACGTTGCACGCGAAACGGCCCAAACTCACTACATTCTTCCATCAGACATCGAACTCTATCCCAGTCCTAATATCATTCCGCAATTTCTTGCAATGATTGCCGAAAATCGCGGTCCTTTGCTCAGTAAAAATCCCAAAGTGTTTCCTCTTCATTTGTTCGAAGTGAGTGCCAATCAGCAAGTACCCGAAAGCAAGACAAAGTTGATTGAAATGTTGAATAATGGTACTGCCGTATCGTTTCATAAAAAACTTTGTCCCGGTTGTCATAATATACCAAAAGCGAAAGAGTGGCAAATGGCGAAAGAAACCGATGACCTGAAGGTGTTTCACGTTGGGAAACGAAACGGAAGGTATATACATTGGGAGCCGATCTTTATAGGCACGCATGCCGATCCTTTATACGACGAAAGGTTGAGTTGGGAGGGAAAAAGCGATAAGATGACTCAG ggATACGCTCTGTGCGTGTTGGATTACGACTTTCTCATCCTCAACAACGCCTTTCTCGTCCACCGACCGGGCATAAAAGTCTACAAAAAAGACCAAAAGCGTGCAATGTTGGCCGCAAAAACCAATCAACTCatcaaaaagataatttttccaGAACTGAAAGTGTTGTATGGGGTGAAAAAAGGCTGTGCTGTGTAA
- the Cpap3-e gene encoding cuticular protein analogous to peritrophins 3-E has product MTREDLSSIVTMETISIIVTIVTLIAIQGLAQRNLGPSSCPEKNGRYPTSTCDGYIECRDGLAEEKLCPDGLLFNPASGPQAFPCQYPLDVDCTGREQTQPAQATDECPHQFGYFRMGDATSCGQFKNCVDGRGFIFDCPEGLAFNGDTYRCDWPDQVATCDAEAFLGFTCPNDGRSFGLGEAEFRFFRSPNDCQRYFVCVNGRPRLYNCGEGRAFNDLIGACDGVENVTGCVGGAQGGANFRNYRI; this is encoded by the exons ATGACAAGAGAAGATCTTAGTAGTATAGTTACCATGGAAACGATAAGTATTATTGTTACCATCGTTACCCTCATTGCCATACAAG GTCTGGCTCAGCGTAATTTAGGGCCCTCATCATGTCCCGAAAAAAACGGCCGTTATCCCACGTCAACTTGCGACGGCTATATCGAATGCAGGGACGGACTGGCCGAGGAGAAATTGTGCCCCGATGGGCTGCTTTTTAACCCAGCAAGTGGCCCTCAGGCCTTCCCCTGCCAGTACCCCCTTGACGTGGACTGCACTGGACGTGAACAGACCc AGCCGGCTCAAGCGACCGACGAGTGCCCGCACCAGTTCGGGTATTTCCGCATGGGCGACGCGACCTCTTGCGGCCAGTTTAAGAATTGCGTGGATGGGCGTGGCTTCATCTTTGACTGTCCGGAGGGTTTGGCTTTCAATGGTGACACCTACCGTTGCGATTGGCCGGATCAGGTGGCCACGTGTGACGCGGAGGCGTTTCTGGGGTTCACGTGTCCAAACGATGGGAGGAGTTTTGGGTTGGGAGAGGCGGAGTTTCGCTTTTTTAGGTCGCCGAATGATTGCCAACGATATTTTGTGTGTGTTAATGGACGCCCAAGGTTGTATAACTGTGGGGAGGGGAGGGCGTTCAATGATCTGATTGGTGCTTGTGACGGGGTGGAGAATGTCACGGGGTGTGTGGGTGGGGCGCAAGGCGGGGCTAACTTCCGGAATTATCGGATATga